A genomic stretch from Lathyrus oleraceus cultivar Zhongwan6 chromosome 2, CAAS_Psat_ZW6_1.0, whole genome shotgun sequence includes:
- the LOC127118072 gene encoding dormancy-associated protein 2-like gives MDSKNAILILGILAMLLLISSQVSARDLADTSTNTKDVVVEKSHELNDAKYGGRGYGPGGGYNGGGGYNGGGGGYNGGGGYHNGGGGYHGGGGGYNGGGGYHGGGRCRYGCCGGGRYGGCRCCSYAGEAVAVHTEDNTRN, from the exons ATGGATTCCAAAAATGCAATCCTCATCCTTGGCATATTGGCCATGCTTCTTCTTATCTCCTCACAGGTTTCAGCTAGGGACTTAGCTGACACTTCCACTAATACCAAAGATG TGGTTGTTGAAAAATCACATGAATTAAATGATGCCAAATATGGTGGTAGAGGCTACGGTCCAGGTGGTGGTTACAATGGAGGTGGAGGTTAtaatggtggtggtggtggttaCAATGGTGGTGGTGGTTATCATAATGGCGGAGGTGGTTACcatggtggtggtggtggttaCAATGGTGGTGGTGGTTACCATGGTGGAGGTAGATGCCGATACGGCTGTTGTGGTGGTGGACGTTACGGGGGTTGCAGGTGTTGCTCATATGCTGGTGAAGCTGTTGCTGTGCACACTGAGGACAACACTCGTAACTGA